A single region of the Zootoca vivipara chromosome 2, rZooViv1.1, whole genome shotgun sequence genome encodes:
- the CSAD gene encoding cysteine sulfinic acid decarboxylase, whose product MAEHNALLCPALDKAAGEEFLQKAFQIMLEEGVRKGMDASEKVCDWKEPEELQQILDLDLKDGGEPQERLLDRCRDVIRYSVKTCHPRFFNQLFSGLDPHALAGRLITEMLNTSQYTYEIAPVFVLMEEVVLKKLRELIGWKKGDGLFSPGGSISNMYAMNVARYHRFPDCKQKGNWAIPKLAVFTSQECHYSIQKGAAFLGIGTDNIYLVAVDEKGKMIPADLEKKINQAKSERAFPFFVNATCGTTVLGAFDPVAEIAEVCARHKVWLHVDAAWGGSALLSQRHRHLLNGVERADSVAWNPHKMLMTGLQCSAFLLHDNSGLLQRCHCAEATYLFQTDKFYNRTYDRGDQTIQCGRKVDCFKLWLMWKANGTRGLEQRVDRAFAITRYLADEIKKREGFQLVIEPEFINLCFWYVPPSLRGKEGCTDYCQKLGKVAPMIKERMMKKGSMMVSYQPLGKRVNFFRQVVTNPAVTREDLDFFLDEIERLGRDL is encoded by the exons ATGGCAGAACATAATGCCCTGTTGTGTCCTGCCTTGGATAAGGCGGCTGGTGAAGAGTTCCTgcagaaagcattccagatcatGCTTGAGGAAGGTGTAAGGAAAGGGATGGATGCCTCTGAAAAG GTGTGTGATTGGAAGGAACCTGAGGAGCTGCAGCAAATCCTGGACCTGGACCTAAAAGACGGAGGGGAGCCGCAGGAGAGATTGCTGGACCGCTGCCGGGATGTTATCAGATACAGCGTGAAGACTT gTCACCCGCGATTTTTCAACCAGTTGTTTTCAGGACTTGATCCCCATGCTTTGGCCGGACGGCTGATCACAGAGATGCTCAACACCAGCCA GTACACATATGAGATCGCCCCTGTGTTTGTATTGATGGAGGAGGTGGTTCTGAAGAAGCTGCGGGAGCTGATTGGCTGGAAGAAAGGGGATGGGCTCTTCAGTCCTG ggggctCAATCTCCAACATGTATGCCATGAACGTGGCACGATACCACCGCTTCCCAGATTGCAAGCAGAAGGGTAACTGGGCAATACCGAAACTGGCAGTGTTCACTTCGCAGGAG TGCCATTACTCCATCCAGAAGGGAGCGGCTTTCCTGGGAATTGGCACAGACAACATCTACCTTGTTGCTGTTGATGAAAA GGGAAAAATGATCCCTGCTGATCTGGAGAAAAAGATCAACCAGGCCAAATCTGAG AGGGCATTCCCCTTCTTTGTCAACGCCACCTGTGGCACCACCGTCCTGGGAGCCTTTGACCCCGTGGCTGAGATTGCGGAAGTGTGCGCAAGGCACAAGGTCTGGCTTCACGTTGAT GCTGCATGGGGTGGCAGTGCCCTCCTCTCCCAGAGGCACCGGCACCTTCTGAATGGGGTCGAGAG GGCAGATTCCGTGGCTTGGAATCCCCACAAAATGCTTATGACTGGGCTGCAGtgttctgccttcctcctccatGACAACTCC gGCCTGCTGCAGAGATGCCACTGCGCTGAAGCCACTTACCTCTTCCAGACTGACAAGTTCTACAACAGGACTTACGACAGGGGGGACCAGACCATCCAGTGTGGCCGCAAAGTCGACTGCTTCAAGCTGTGGCTGATGTGGAAGGCCAATGGCACGAGGGGTTTAGAGCAGAGAGTCGACAGGGCCTTCGCCATCACCAG GTACCTGGCTGATGAGATCAAGAAGAGAGAAGGCTTTCAGCTGGTGATAGAG cCGGAATTCATCAATCTGTGCTTTTGGTACGTTCCTCCCAGCCTACGCGGGAAGGAGGGATGCACAGATTACTGTCAGAAATTGGGAAAG GTGGCTCCTATGATCAAGGAGAGGATGATGAAGAAAGGGTCCATGATGGTGAGCTACCAGCCACTCGGCAAGAGAGTCAACTTCTTCCGCCAGGTGGTGACTAACCCCGCAGTCACCCGAGAGGACTTGGACTTCTTCCTCGACGAGATCGAGAGGCTCGGAAGAGACCTGTAG
- the ZNF740 gene encoding zinc finger protein 740 isoform X6, producing MAQASLLACEGLSGVCLVPTVASKKMMPKQSPKQGHHRKESEKSRSRKEEEATEGSQPKKSHKKQVMVIEQNGSFQLRIPKNFICEHCYGAFRSSYHLKRHILIHTGEKPFECDVCDMRFIQKYHLERHKRVHSGEKPYQCERCLQSFSRTDRLLRHKRMCQGCPSKASDSQLLL from the exons ATGGCTCAG GCGAGTCTCCTGGCCTGCGAGGGACTCTCTGGGGTTTGCCTCGTGCCGACGGTTGCCAGCAAGAAGATGATGCCGAAGCAAAGCCCTAAGCAG GGACACCACCGCAAGGAAAGCGAGAAGTCGCGCAGccgaaaggaggaggaagcgacAGAAGGGTCTCAACCCAAAAAGTCTCATAAAAAG CAGGTCATGGTGATTGAGCAGAACGGGTCGTTCCAGCTCCGAATCCCCAAGAACTTCATTTGCGAACACTGCTATGGTGCGTTCCGAAGCAGTTACCATCTCAAGAGGCACATCCTCATCCATACAG GTGAGAAGCCATTTGAGTGTGATGTGTGCGACATGCGCTTCATCCAGAAATACCACCTGGAGCGCCACAAGCGTGTGCACAGCGGGGAGAAGCCGTACCAGTGTGAGCGCTGCCTGCAG AGCTTCTCCAGGACAGACCGGCTGCTGAGACACAAACGAATGTGCCAGGGTTGCCCGAGCAAAGCGTCTGACTCACAGCTGCTGCTTTAG
- the ZNF740 gene encoding zinc finger protein 740 isoform X3, translated as MAQASLLACEGLSGVCLVPTVASKKMMPKQSPKQVENGERGAPSMLGHHRKESEKSRSRKEEEATEGSQPKKSHKKQVMVIEQNGSFQLRIPKNFICEHCYGAFRSSYHLKRHILIHTGEKPFECDVCDMRFIQKYHLERHKRVHSGEKPYQCERCLQSFSRTDRLLRHKRMCQGCPSKASDSQLLL; from the exons ATGGCTCAG GCGAGTCTCCTGGCCTGCGAGGGACTCTCTGGGGTTTGCCTCGTGCCGACGGTTGCCAGCAAGAAGATGATGCCGAAGCAAAGCCCTAAGCAGGTGGAGAATGGAGAAAGGGGTGCTCCAAGCATGCTG GGACACCACCGCAAGGAAAGCGAGAAGTCGCGCAGccgaaaggaggaggaagcgacAGAAGGGTCTCAACCCAAAAAGTCTCATAAAAAG CAGGTCATGGTGATTGAGCAGAACGGGTCGTTCCAGCTCCGAATCCCCAAGAACTTCATTTGCGAACACTGCTATGGTGCGTTCCGAAGCAGTTACCATCTCAAGAGGCACATCCTCATCCATACAG GTGAGAAGCCATTTGAGTGTGATGTGTGCGACATGCGCTTCATCCAGAAATACCACCTGGAGCGCCACAAGCGTGTGCACAGCGGGGAGAAGCCGTACCAGTGTGAGCGCTGCCTGCAG AGCTTCTCCAGGACAGACCGGCTGCTGAGACACAAACGAATGTGCCAGGGTTGCCCGAGCAAAGCGTCTGACTCACAGCTGCTGCTTTAG
- the ZNF740 gene encoding zinc finger protein 740 isoform X5 — protein sequence MHSQAFSAGPSLVKASLLACEGLSGVCLVPTVASKKMMPKQSPKQGHHRKESEKSRSRKEEEATEGSQPKKSHKKVMVIEQNGSFQLRIPKNFICEHCYGAFRSSYHLKRHILIHTGEKPFECDVCDMRFIQKYHLERHKRVHSGEKPYQCERCLQSFSRTDRLLRHKRMCQGCPSKASDSQLLL from the exons ATGCATTCCCAAGCCTTCAGTGCTGGACCCTCCCTAGTCAAG GCGAGTCTCCTGGCCTGCGAGGGACTCTCTGGGGTTTGCCTCGTGCCGACGGTTGCCAGCAAGAAGATGATGCCGAAGCAAAGCCCTAAGCAG GGACACCACCGCAAGGAAAGCGAGAAGTCGCGCAGccgaaaggaggaggaagcgacAGAAGGGTCTCAACCCAAAAAGTCTCATAAAAAG GTCATGGTGATTGAGCAGAACGGGTCGTTCCAGCTCCGAATCCCCAAGAACTTCATTTGCGAACACTGCTATGGTGCGTTCCGAAGCAGTTACCATCTCAAGAGGCACATCCTCATCCATACAG GTGAGAAGCCATTTGAGTGTGATGTGTGCGACATGCGCTTCATCCAGAAATACCACCTGGAGCGCCACAAGCGTGTGCACAGCGGGGAGAAGCCGTACCAGTGTGAGCGCTGCCTGCAG AGCTTCTCCAGGACAGACCGGCTGCTGAGACACAAACGAATGTGCCAGGGTTGCCCGAGCAAAGCGTCTGACTCACAGCTGCTGCTTTAG
- the ZNF740 gene encoding zinc finger protein 740 isoform X1: protein MHSQAFSAGPSLVKASLLACEGLSGVCLVPTVASKKMMPKQSPKQVENGERGAPSMLGHHRKESEKSRSRKEEEATEGSQPKKSHKKQVMVIEQNGSFQLRIPKNFICEHCYGAFRSSYHLKRHILIHTGEKPFECDVCDMRFIQKYHLERHKRVHSGEKPYQCERCLQSFSRTDRLLRHKRMCQGCPSKASDSQLLL, encoded by the exons ATGCATTCCCAAGCCTTCAGTGCTGGACCCTCCCTAGTCAAG GCGAGTCTCCTGGCCTGCGAGGGACTCTCTGGGGTTTGCCTCGTGCCGACGGTTGCCAGCAAGAAGATGATGCCGAAGCAAAGCCCTAAGCAGGTGGAGAATGGAGAAAGGGGTGCTCCAAGCATGCTG GGACACCACCGCAAGGAAAGCGAGAAGTCGCGCAGccgaaaggaggaggaagcgacAGAAGGGTCTCAACCCAAAAAGTCTCATAAAAAG CAGGTCATGGTGATTGAGCAGAACGGGTCGTTCCAGCTCCGAATCCCCAAGAACTTCATTTGCGAACACTGCTATGGTGCGTTCCGAAGCAGTTACCATCTCAAGAGGCACATCCTCATCCATACAG GTGAGAAGCCATTTGAGTGTGATGTGTGCGACATGCGCTTCATCCAGAAATACCACCTGGAGCGCCACAAGCGTGTGCACAGCGGGGAGAAGCCGTACCAGTGTGAGCGCTGCCTGCAG AGCTTCTCCAGGACAGACCGGCTGCTGAGACACAAACGAATGTGCCAGGGTTGCCCGAGCAAAGCGTCTGACTCACAGCTGCTGCTTTAG
- the ZNF740 gene encoding zinc finger protein 740 isoform X2, producing the protein MHSQAFSAGPSLVKASLLACEGLSGVCLVPTVASKKMMPKQSPKQVENGERGAPSMLGHHRKESEKSRSRKEEEATEGSQPKKSHKKVMVIEQNGSFQLRIPKNFICEHCYGAFRSSYHLKRHILIHTGEKPFECDVCDMRFIQKYHLERHKRVHSGEKPYQCERCLQSFSRTDRLLRHKRMCQGCPSKASDSQLLL; encoded by the exons ATGCATTCCCAAGCCTTCAGTGCTGGACCCTCCCTAGTCAAG GCGAGTCTCCTGGCCTGCGAGGGACTCTCTGGGGTTTGCCTCGTGCCGACGGTTGCCAGCAAGAAGATGATGCCGAAGCAAAGCCCTAAGCAGGTGGAGAATGGAGAAAGGGGTGCTCCAAGCATGCTG GGACACCACCGCAAGGAAAGCGAGAAGTCGCGCAGccgaaaggaggaggaagcgacAGAAGGGTCTCAACCCAAAAAGTCTCATAAAAAG GTCATGGTGATTGAGCAGAACGGGTCGTTCCAGCTCCGAATCCCCAAGAACTTCATTTGCGAACACTGCTATGGTGCGTTCCGAAGCAGTTACCATCTCAAGAGGCACATCCTCATCCATACAG GTGAGAAGCCATTTGAGTGTGATGTGTGCGACATGCGCTTCATCCAGAAATACCACCTGGAGCGCCACAAGCGTGTGCACAGCGGGGAGAAGCCGTACCAGTGTGAGCGCTGCCTGCAG AGCTTCTCCAGGACAGACCGGCTGCTGAGACACAAACGAATGTGCCAGGGTTGCCCGAGCAAAGCGTCTGACTCACAGCTGCTGCTTTAG
- the ZNF740 gene encoding zinc finger protein 740 isoform X4 — MHSQAFSAGPSLVKASLLACEGLSGVCLVPTVASKKMMPKQSPKQGHHRKESEKSRSRKEEEATEGSQPKKSHKKQVMVIEQNGSFQLRIPKNFICEHCYGAFRSSYHLKRHILIHTGEKPFECDVCDMRFIQKYHLERHKRVHSGEKPYQCERCLQSFSRTDRLLRHKRMCQGCPSKASDSQLLL; from the exons ATGCATTCCCAAGCCTTCAGTGCTGGACCCTCCCTAGTCAAG GCGAGTCTCCTGGCCTGCGAGGGACTCTCTGGGGTTTGCCTCGTGCCGACGGTTGCCAGCAAGAAGATGATGCCGAAGCAAAGCCCTAAGCAG GGACACCACCGCAAGGAAAGCGAGAAGTCGCGCAGccgaaaggaggaggaagcgacAGAAGGGTCTCAACCCAAAAAGTCTCATAAAAAG CAGGTCATGGTGATTGAGCAGAACGGGTCGTTCCAGCTCCGAATCCCCAAGAACTTCATTTGCGAACACTGCTATGGTGCGTTCCGAAGCAGTTACCATCTCAAGAGGCACATCCTCATCCATACAG GTGAGAAGCCATTTGAGTGTGATGTGTGCGACATGCGCTTCATCCAGAAATACCACCTGGAGCGCCACAAGCGTGTGCACAGCGGGGAGAAGCCGTACCAGTGTGAGCGCTGCCTGCAG AGCTTCTCCAGGACAGACCGGCTGCTGAGACACAAACGAATGTGCCAGGGTTGCCCGAGCAAAGCGTCTGACTCACAGCTGCTGCTTTAG
- the ZNF740 gene encoding zinc finger protein 740 isoform X7: MMPKQSPKQVENGERGAPSMLGHHRKESEKSRSRKEEEATEGSQPKKSHKKQVMVIEQNGSFQLRIPKNFICEHCYGAFRSSYHLKRHILIHTGEKPFECDVCDMRFIQKYHLERHKRVHSGEKPYQCERCLQSFSRTDRLLRHKRMCQGCPSKASDSQLLL, encoded by the exons ATGATGCCGAAGCAAAGCCCTAAGCAGGTGGAGAATGGAGAAAGGGGTGCTCCAAGCATGCTG GGACACCACCGCAAGGAAAGCGAGAAGTCGCGCAGccgaaaggaggaggaagcgacAGAAGGGTCTCAACCCAAAAAGTCTCATAAAAAG CAGGTCATGGTGATTGAGCAGAACGGGTCGTTCCAGCTCCGAATCCCCAAGAACTTCATTTGCGAACACTGCTATGGTGCGTTCCGAAGCAGTTACCATCTCAAGAGGCACATCCTCATCCATACAG GTGAGAAGCCATTTGAGTGTGATGTGTGCGACATGCGCTTCATCCAGAAATACCACCTGGAGCGCCACAAGCGTGTGCACAGCGGGGAGAAGCCGTACCAGTGTGAGCGCTGCCTGCAG AGCTTCTCCAGGACAGACCGGCTGCTGAGACACAAACGAATGTGCCAGGGTTGCCCGAGCAAAGCGTCTGACTCACAGCTGCTGCTTTAG
- the ZNF740 gene encoding zinc finger protein 740 isoform X9: MMPKQSPKQGHHRKESEKSRSRKEEEATEGSQPKKSHKKQVMVIEQNGSFQLRIPKNFICEHCYGAFRSSYHLKRHILIHTGEKPFECDVCDMRFIQKYHLERHKRVHSGEKPYQCERCLQSFSRTDRLLRHKRMCQGCPSKASDSQLLL, encoded by the exons ATGATGCCGAAGCAAAGCCCTAAGCAG GGACACCACCGCAAGGAAAGCGAGAAGTCGCGCAGccgaaaggaggaggaagcgacAGAAGGGTCTCAACCCAAAAAGTCTCATAAAAAG CAGGTCATGGTGATTGAGCAGAACGGGTCGTTCCAGCTCCGAATCCCCAAGAACTTCATTTGCGAACACTGCTATGGTGCGTTCCGAAGCAGTTACCATCTCAAGAGGCACATCCTCATCCATACAG GTGAGAAGCCATTTGAGTGTGATGTGTGCGACATGCGCTTCATCCAGAAATACCACCTGGAGCGCCACAAGCGTGTGCACAGCGGGGAGAAGCCGTACCAGTGTGAGCGCTGCCTGCAG AGCTTCTCCAGGACAGACCGGCTGCTGAGACACAAACGAATGTGCCAGGGTTGCCCGAGCAAAGCGTCTGACTCACAGCTGCTGCTTTAG
- the ZNF740 gene encoding zinc finger protein 740 isoform X8: MEKGVLQACWDTTARKARSRAAERRRKRQKGLNPKSLIKRQQVMVIEQNGSFQLRIPKNFICEHCYGAFRSSYHLKRHILIHTGEKPFECDVCDMRFIQKYHLERHKRVHSGEKPYQCERCLQSFSRTDRLLRHKRMCQGCPSKASDSQLLL; this comes from the exons ATGGAGAAAGGGGTGCTCCAAGCATGCTG GGACACCACCGCAAGGAAAGCGAGAAGTCGCGCAGccgaaaggaggaggaagcgacAGAAGGGTCTCAACCCAAAAAGTCTCATAAAAAGGCAG CAGGTCATGGTGATTGAGCAGAACGGGTCGTTCCAGCTCCGAATCCCCAAGAACTTCATTTGCGAACACTGCTATGGTGCGTTCCGAAGCAGTTACCATCTCAAGAGGCACATCCTCATCCATACAG GTGAGAAGCCATTTGAGTGTGATGTGTGCGACATGCGCTTCATCCAGAAATACCACCTGGAGCGCCACAAGCGTGTGCACAGCGGGGAGAAGCCGTACCAGTGTGAGCGCTGCCTGCAG AGCTTCTCCAGGACAGACCGGCTGCTGAGACACAAACGAATGTGCCAGGGTTGCCCGAGCAAAGCGTCTGACTCACAGCTGCTGCTTTAG